In the Mytilus trossulus isolate FHL-02 chromosome 1, PNRI_Mtr1.1.1.hap1, whole genome shotgun sequence genome, one interval contains:
- the LOC134710058 gene encoding prolactin-releasing peptide receptor-like translates to MNRNSTDGNKSEYFSDDDKPAFYDFVHGLYIYVIPMIVVIGMLCNVLSFKVFVFTSFSRHPSSIFLALLSVSDTFFLLALIFTWMGTLKKARIDTGGLCLVTIYITYVTSFLSVWCVVLIMLDRFVIICFPLRRPRVCSNKMAKCTGIAATVFAIIIYSHCFLTIEVVPGHGCRVKQQYFGFLAMVTYIDTAITFIIPFIAIFVLNIYVIVIIRKFNFKHAKPRVIKYYAPVYNVLSVAQMRLTIMLTIVSIVFLVLNLPSHAIRFYIIVNDLIANNDMVLFLAQQFCQILYYVNFAINFTIYFMSSNTFRRCIKERVRCMKYQ, encoded by the coding sequence ATGAACCGAAACAGTACAGATGGCAATAAGTCGGAATATTTCAGTGACGATGACAAACctgcattttatgattttgttcaTGGGCTTTATATTTACGTTATACCTATGATAGTGGTTATTGGGATGCTTTGCAATGTTTTATcgtttaaagtttttgtatttaccAGCTTCAGTCGCCATCCATCCAGCATTTTTTTGGCATTGCTGAGCGTTTCGGATACATTCTTTCTCCTTGCATTAATATTTACATGGATGGGAACCTTGAAGAAAGCAAGAATTGACACTGGTGGATTATGTTTAGTTACAATATACATTACGTATGTCACAAGTTTCCTCTCTGTTTGGTGTGTTGTTCTGATTATGCTTGACAGATTTGTCATAATATGTTTTCCGTTACGACGACCACGGGTATGCTCAAACAAAATGGCAAAATGCACTGGAATTGCAGCTACTGTATTTGCTATCATAATTTATAGTCATTGTTTCTTGACCATCGAAGTTGTACCTGGACATGGCTGTAGAGTTAAACAGCAATATTTCGGTTTCCTagcaatggttacatacatagATACTGCTATTACTTTTATCATCCCTTTCATAgccatttttgttttgaacataTACGTAATTGTTATAATAAGGAAGTTTAATTTCAAACACGCAAAACCACGGGTCATTAAATACTATGCACCGGTGTATAATGTTTTATCTGTTGCACAAATGAGATTGACTATAATGTTGACTATTGTATCAATTGTGTTTTTGGTTCTTAACTTACCGAGCCATGCTATTAGATTCTATATAATCGTTAATGATTTAATTGCAAACAACGATATGGTATTATTCCTAGCTCAAcaattttgtcagattttatattatgtaaacTTTGCCATTAACTTTACAATTTACTTCATGTCCAGTAATACATTCCGCAGATGCATTAAAGAAAGAGTAAGGTGtatgaaatatcaataa